One Plutella xylostella chromosome 31, ilPluXylo3.1, whole genome shotgun sequence genomic region harbors:
- the LOC105390169 gene encoding GTP cyclohydrolase 1 isoform X2, whose protein sequence is MKELVAVSTSQVMENGNVIVAKNGKKTAENGHEKCTFHHDLELDHRPPTREALLPDMASSYRLLLTGLGEDPDRQGLLKTPERAAKAMLFFTKGYDQSLEEVLNNAIFDEDTDEMVVVKDIEMFSMCEHHLVPFYGKVSIGYLPQGKILGLSKLARIVEIYSRRLQVQERLTKQIALAVTQAVRPAGVAVVIEGVHMCMVMRGVQKINSKTVTSTMLGVFRDDPKTREEFLNLVHSK, encoded by the exons ATGAAGGAGTTGGTTGCTGTTTCCACCAGCCAGGTGATGGAGAATGGAAACGTTATCGTTGCCAAGAATGGAAAGAAGACAGCTGAGAATG GTCACGAGAAGTGCACGTTCCACCACGACCTGGAGCTGGACCACCGGCCGCCCACCCGCGAGGCGCTGCTGCCCGACATGGCCAGCTCCTACAGGCTGCTGCTCACCG GTCTGGGCGAGGACCCCGACCGCCAGGGGCTGCTGAAGACCCCCGAGAGGGCCGCCAAGGCCATGCTCTTCTTCACTAAGGGATACGACCAGAGCTTAGAGG AGGTCCTAAACAACGCGATCTTCGACGAAGACACGGACGAGATGGTGGTGGTGAAGGACATCGAGATGTTCAGCATGTGCGAGCACCACCTCGTGCCGTTCTACGGGAAGGTGTCCATCGGGTACCTACCGCAGGGCAAGATCTTGGGGCTTAGCAAGCTGGCTAG GATCGTGGAGATATACTCCCGCCGTCTGCAAGTGCAGGAGCGCCTGACCAAGCAGATCGCCCTGGCTGTGACCCAGGCCGTGCGCCCCGCTGGAGTAGCCGTCGTCATTGAGGGAGT TCACATGTGCATGGTCATGCGAGGAGTCCAGAAGATCAACAGCAAGACAGTGACCTCGACCATGCTGGGAGTGTTCCGTGACGACCCCAAGACTCGCGAGGAGTTCCTCAACCTGGTCCACTCCAAGTAG
- the LOC105390169 gene encoding GTP cyclohydrolase 1 isoform X3, protein MGHEKCTFHHDLELDHRPPTREALLPDMASSYRLLLTGLGEDPDRQGLLKTPERAAKAMLFFTKGYDQSLEEVLNNAIFDEDTDEMVVVKDIEMFSMCEHHLVPFYGKVSIGYLPQGKILGLSKLARIVEIYSRRLQVQERLTKQIALAVTQAVRPAGVAVVIEGVHMCMVMRGVQKINSKTVTSTMLGVFRDDPKTREEFLNLVHSK, encoded by the exons ATGG GTCACGAGAAGTGCACGTTCCACCACGACCTGGAGCTGGACCACCGGCCGCCCACCCGCGAGGCGCTGCTGCCCGACATGGCCAGCTCCTACAGGCTGCTGCTCACCG GTCTGGGCGAGGACCCCGACCGCCAGGGGCTGCTGAAGACCCCCGAGAGGGCCGCCAAGGCCATGCTCTTCTTCACTAAGGGATACGACCAGAGCTTAGAGG AGGTCCTAAACAACGCGATCTTCGACGAAGACACGGACGAGATGGTGGTGGTGAAGGACATCGAGATGTTCAGCATGTGCGAGCACCACCTCGTGCCGTTCTACGGGAAGGTGTCCATCGGGTACCTACCGCAGGGCAAGATCTTGGGGCTTAGCAAGCTGGCTAG GATCGTGGAGATATACTCCCGCCGTCTGCAAGTGCAGGAGCGCCTGACCAAGCAGATCGCCCTGGCTGTGACCCAGGCCGTGCGCCCCGCTGGAGTAGCCGTCGTCATTGAGGGAGT TCACATGTGCATGGTCATGCGAGGAGTCCAGAAGATCAACAGCAAGACAGTGACCTCGACCATGCTGGGAGTGTTCCGTGACGACCCCAAGACTCGCGAGGAGTTCCTCAACCTGGTCCACTCCAAGTAG
- the LOC105390169 gene encoding GTP cyclohydrolase 1 isoform X1: MAAVNGKDSTEQPIVPPSSLIRRVSSKSIRNSVSEEKENGDAIPQKGSFASKYKKTPEAFSSFQNATESEIEVPGTPMTPRTSTTPGHEKCTFHHDLELDHRPPTREALLPDMASSYRLLLTGLGEDPDRQGLLKTPERAAKAMLFFTKGYDQSLEEVLNNAIFDEDTDEMVVVKDIEMFSMCEHHLVPFYGKVSIGYLPQGKILGLSKLARIVEIYSRRLQVQERLTKQIALAVTQAVRPAGVAVVIEGVHMCMVMRGVQKINSKTVTSTMLGVFRDDPKTREEFLNLVHSK, translated from the exons atggccgcgGTAAACGGAAAGGACTCGACAGAACAGCCGATCGTCCCTCCTTCATCTTTAATCCGTCGAGTAAGCTCCAAATCAATTCGAAACTCAGTCTCAGaggaaaaagaaaatggcgACGCTATCCCACAGAAGGGTTCCTTCGCGAGTAAATACAAGAAGACCCCTGAAGCTTTCAGTAGTTTCCAAAATGCGACGGAAAGCGAGATCGAGGTCCCCGGAACTCCGATGACTCCTAGAACTTCGACTACCCCTG GTCACGAGAAGTGCACGTTCCACCACGACCTGGAGCTGGACCACCGGCCGCCCACCCGCGAGGCGCTGCTGCCCGACATGGCCAGCTCCTACAGGCTGCTGCTCACCG GTCTGGGCGAGGACCCCGACCGCCAGGGGCTGCTGAAGACCCCCGAGAGGGCCGCCAAGGCCATGCTCTTCTTCACTAAGGGATACGACCAGAGCTTAGAGG AGGTCCTAAACAACGCGATCTTCGACGAAGACACGGACGAGATGGTGGTGGTGAAGGACATCGAGATGTTCAGCATGTGCGAGCACCACCTCGTGCCGTTCTACGGGAAGGTGTCCATCGGGTACCTACCGCAGGGCAAGATCTTGGGGCTTAGCAAGCTGGCTAG GATCGTGGAGATATACTCCCGCCGTCTGCAAGTGCAGGAGCGCCTGACCAAGCAGATCGCCCTGGCTGTGACCCAGGCCGTGCGCCCCGCTGGAGTAGCCGTCGTCATTGAGGGAGT TCACATGTGCATGGTCATGCGAGGAGTCCAGAAGATCAACAGCAAGACAGTGACCTCGACCATGCTGGGAGTGTTCCGTGACGACCCCAAGACTCGCGAGGAGTTCCTCAACCTGGTCCACTCCAAGTAG